The DNA window GCGGCAACTTCGGCGAGCTTGATGATCGCGTCGAGAACCGGTTGGAAGCCCTTGTGGCCGAACATGACGGCGCCGAGCATGACGTCTTCAGGCAGTTCCTTGGCTTCGGATTCAACCATCAGCACGGCGTCATAGGTGCCGGCGACGATCAGGTCGAGGCTCGATTCGTCCATCTCGTCGAGATGGGGGTTGAGAACGTATTCGCCATTGATGTAGCCGACACGCGCGCCGCCGACCGGACCCATGAAGGGCACGCCGGAGAGCGTCAGCGCCGCCGAAGTGGCGACCATCGACAGCACGTCCGGATCGTTTTCAAGGTCGTGCTGGATGACGGTGACGACGACCTGCGTGTCGTTCTTGTAGCCTTCCGGGAAGAGCGGGCGGATCGGGCGGTCGATCAGGCGGGAAACGAGCGTTTCGTTTTCGCTCGGACGTCCTTCGCGCTTGAAATAGCCGCCGGGAATCTTGCCGGCTGCGTAGGTCTTTTCCTGGTAGTTGACGGTCAGCGGAAAGAAGTCCTGGCCGGGCTTCGGCGCCTTCGCCGAGACGACGGTGGCGAGAACGACGGTCTCACCGTAGGTGGCGAGAACTGCGCCGTCCGCCTGACGGGCGATCTTGCCGGTTTCGAGCTTCAGCGGGCGGCCGGCCCACTCAATTTCCACGCTGTGTGTATCAAACATATCTTGTCCTTCAATGCGGGAGCACGCGCCATCGCCGATATCGGGCGCAGCGCACAGTCGACCGCAATCAGTGTGACGTATCACGGGCAAGACAACGGGAGGCTTTTCATCAGCAGTTTCCCGAACGGAGAGTTCCTGAGAAACTTAGGCCAAAGCCTTGGAGAGCTTTGGCCGAAAGCATCCGGCAATCCTGCCCCATGACAGGTCAACGGTTGGTTTGGCAGAACCGGCCCATCCGGGTCTGCCGGTCGTTCCACCGCTTGAGATAGGGCGCGGGCGGAACATTTCATCAGGACCATTGTCCCGAAACGGATCCGGCGGACGCTCAAAAGCGCCCGCCGGACAGTTTTAGCGGCGGATACCCAGGCTGTTGATCAGCTTGGAATAGCGGCCTTCATCCTTCTTCTTGAGATAGTCAAGAAGCGAGCGGCGGCTCGAAACCATCGTCAGCAGACCACGGCGGGAATGGTTATCCTTCTTGTGGTCCTTGAAGTGTTCGGTCAGGTTGTTGATGCGTTCGGTCAGGATCGCGACCTGGACTTCCGGGGAACCGGTATCGCCTTCGGCAGTCGCATATTCCTTGATCAGCGCAGCCTTGCGCTCAGCAGTGATCGACATCGGATGTTCCTTTCTATGAGAGGAGAAGAAGTCGCCAAAAGCCGGGATGCCGTCCAGCTTTGGCCGTGAATGCGAGCAGGCGGACCTGACGCTGGCGCTGCCTATAAACCAAATATGCAGCGATGGAAAGAGGGGACTCCCGCAGCGGCTTTCAACGGCCGGCCATGGCGTCCCGGATCATTGCATCATAACCGCCGGGATCCTGCAGCATGGCGAAATGGCTGGCATCCTTGAGGATGACAAGTTTTGCGCCTGGGATCTCCTTTGCCATCATCTCCGTATGGTCGAGCTTGACGGCCTCGTCATGGTCGCCGATGGCAAGCGTGACGGGTACGGTGATCTTCCCAAGGTCAGCCGCCGTCCAGTTCGGCTGCGTCTCCCACATCCGGGAGATCTGCGCGACGAAGGCGTCATATTCGTTCGGCGTCGGCGACAGCTTCCTATACTGCTCCCCGGCGACATTGATGTATTCGTTGAAGGTCTTGTTGTTCATGACATCGTCCTTGACGCCATCTGTCGTGACATTCGCTGCCTGGGCAATGACCCGCGTGAGCTTTTCCGGATGTTTCATCGCCATGTCGATGCCGATGATGCCGCCGTCCGACCATCCCACCAGCGTCACCTTGTCGATCTTCAGATAATCGAGAAGGGCTGCATAATCAGATGTCATCAGATCATAGCCAAAGGGCTGCTGGCTGCGCGTCGAGCGGCCGTGACCGCGGCTGTCGGCAACGATGACCAGATGATCCCTCGCGAATTCGGCGACCTGGCGACCCCAGACATCGGCATTTCCAAGGCCGCCATGGATGAAGAGGATCGGGTCGCCCTCACCATATTCGGCGTAATACATCTTGATGTCGTTGACATCGGCCATGCCACTGATCTTCGGCGCGGGCATCGAAGGAAAGGCCGGAAGCTCGGCCCAGCGTTCGGCGGCTTGGGCGCCGGCAAGGATCAGGAACAACGAAAAGAACGTCAGTATTCCGGTAATTCTGCGCATGATTTCCCCTCGGGCCGCCATGGCCCCGGGGGAAACATATTGCATCGTCAACGGCTGGCAATTGCCAGAGCAGTCACAAATCGGACGGGCTCAGGCAAAAACGCGCTTGGGACGAAATTCGCCCTGGCCGATCTCGCCGATCGCGATCAGCTTGCCGCGCGCCGTCGCATAGGCTTCGCTCTCGGCAATCGGCGCATCCCGGCCGCGTACCAGGATCGGATTACCCATCTTCAGCCTGTGCGCCTGGTCGTCGTTGATGACGAGATGGGGCAGCGCCGAAAGCGCCTCGCAGGTGTCGATCAGCAGCGCGTCGAGGGCGGCGAGCCGCTCGTCCATGTCCTCGATCGCTTCCAGCGCCACCAGGTCGGCGAGCGGCACCATGGCGTCCTCCGCGAAGGGCGCGACGAAGGTGCGCCGCAGGCCGGATATGTGACCGTAGCAGCCGAGCTCGCGGCCGAAATCGCGAGCGAGCGCCCGCACATACGTGCCCTTGCCGCATTCCACTTCGAAATGGGCGGTATTGGCGTCAGGGCAGGCAAGCAGGGTCAGCCGAAAGATCTCCACTTCCCGCGACGGGATCTCGACGGCTTCACCGTCGCGCGCCAGGTCATAGGCGCGTTCTCCCGCTATCTTGATTGCGGAAAACTGCGGCGGCACCTGGCTGATGGTGCCGATATATTTCGGCAGGATATCGCGGATATGCTGTTCGCTTGGCCGCTTGTCCGAGCTCTGAGTGACCTCGCCTTCGAGATCGTCCGTGGCGCGCTCCTCGCCCCAGCTGACGGTGAATTCGTAGATTTTGCGGCCGTCCATCACATAGGGAACGGTCTTGGTCGCATCGCCGAGCGCGATCGGCAGCATGCCGGAGGCGAGCGGATCGAGCGTGCCGGCATGGCCGGCCTTCTGCGCCTTGTAGAGCCACTTGATCTTGGAAACGGCTTCCGTCGAGCCGAAATCCACCGGCTTGTCTAGGATCAGCCAGCCGGAAATCGGTCGGCCCTTGGGTTTGCGTGGTTTGGACATCAGTCTCTTCTGTTATTGTTCGTCGTTGTCGCCGTCGAGGTCTCGGCTCACCTCCGGCGAACGCAGCAGCTCGTCGATCTTCTTGTAATTGTCGAAACTGGTATCGTCCCGGAAGCGTACCTCCGGCATGTATTTCATCTGCCGGAGCTGTGGTCCGAGCCGGCCGCGGATGAATTTCGCATGGCGGTTCAAAGCCTCGATGACGATGCTGTGGTCGGAAACGCCGAGCGGCGTCACGTAAGCCGTGGCGATCTTGAGATCAGGCGACATGCGCACTTCGGAGATCGAAATCACCGTCGCCTCGATGATGTCGTCGCGCACTTCGCCGCGCTGCAGCACCTGAGTGATTGCGGCGCGGACCTGTTCGCCAACGCGCAGCATGCGCTGCGAAGGCGCGGAAGATGTTGGTCTGGTCATTGTTATCTCTGTTTGCCGATGCGGCTGGGAATCGAACCCGTCAAAGGAGAGCGTCCATGACTCTTTTGGCCGAAAAGGTCAAGCCGGCAGATAGAAAAGCCACCCGCCGGATAGCGGATGGCTTTGTAAAGCTGCTGTGACGCCGAGGATTAGAGCGTCCGCGTGATATGTTCGACGCGGAAGCACTCGATGACGTCGCCGACGCGCATGTCTTCATAGTTTTCAAAGGCCATGCCGCACTCCTGGCCCATCGGCACTTCGGAGACTTCGTCCTTGAAGCGCTTGAGGGTCTTGAGCTTGCCTTCGTGAACGACGACGTCGTCGCGGATGAGGCGTACACCGGCCCCGCGCTCGACCTTGCCTTCGACGACACGGCAGCCTGCGACCTTGCCGACCTTGGTGATGTTGAACACTTCCAGGATCTCGGCATTGCCGATGAAGGTCTCGCGCCGTTCCGGAGACAGGAGGCCCGACATCGCTGCCTTCACGTCATCCACGAGGTCGTAGATGATGTTGTAGTAGCGGATCTCGATGCCCTGACGCTCCGCGAACTGGCGCGCCTGCGCATTGGCGCGAACGTTGAAGCCGATAATGGCCGCGTTCGAGGCTTCGGCGAGCGAAATATCCGACTCGGTGATGCCGCCTGCGCCCGAATGGACGATGCGGGCACGCACCTCGTCGGTGCCGAGCTTTTCCAGTGCGCCGGCGATCGCTTCGATCGAACCCTGCACGTCGCCCTTGATGACAAGCGGGAATTCCTTGATTCCGGTGCTCTGCATCTGCGTCATCATCTGTTCCAGCGAACCGCGCTGTCCCGACTGGCGGGCAGCCGCCTTGTCGCGGGCAAGACGCTGGCGGTATTCCGAGATTTCGCGGGCGCGGCTCTCGCTCTCGACCACTGCGAACTTGTCACCCGCCTGCGGCGTGCCGGAAAGGCCGAGCACTTCGACCGGCATCGCCGGCGGCGCTTCCTTCATATGGTCGCCCTTGTCGTTGACGAGGGCGCGCACGCGGCCCCAGACGTCGCCTGCGACGATGATCTGGCCCGGCTTCAGCGTACCGTTCTGAACGAGAACCGTGGCAACCGAGCCGCGGCCGCGATCGAGCTGGGCTTCGATGACGGTACCTTCGGCAGTGCGGTTCGGATTGGCCTTGAGGTCGAGGATTTCCGCCTGCAGCAGAACGGCTTCGAGCAGCTTGTCAAGGTTCTTGCCTGTTTTGGCCGAGACTTCGACGTCAAGCGTTTCACCGCCCATCGATTCCACGAAGACTTCGTGTTGCAGAAGCTGGTTGCGCACCTTCTGCGGATCGGCTTCGTGCTTGTCGATCTTGTTGATCGCCACGATGATCGGAACACCGGCCGCCTTGGCGTGATTGATCGATTCGATTGTCTGCGGCATGACGCTGTCGTCAGCTGCCACGACCAGAATCGCGATGTCGGTCGCCTGCGCGCCGCGGGCGCGCATCGCCGTGAAGGCGGCGTGGCCGGGGGTGTCGATGAAGGTGATCTTCTGGCCGTTCTGCTCCACTTGATAGGCGCCGATATGCTGCGTGATACCGCCGGCTTCGCCGGCAACCACGTTGGCATGGCGGATGGCGTCGAGCAGCGAGGTCTTGCCGTGGTCGACGTGGCCCATGATGGTGACCACGGGCGGACGCGAAACGCGATCGCCTTCGACGTCGGCGATGTCAAAGATGCCGAGTTCGACGTCGGATTCAGAGACACGCTTGACGGTATGGCCGAATTCGCCGGCGATGAGTTCGGCGAGGTCGGCGTCGATGACATCGCCCGGCTTCATCATCTGGCCTTCCTTCATCAGGAACTTGATGACGTCGACGGCGCGTTCGGACATGCGCTGCGACAGCTCCTGAATGGTGATGGTCTCAGGCAGGACCACTTCGCGGGAGATCTTCTCGCGAGTTTCCTGCATCTGACTGCGGCGGAACTTTTCCTGCCGGCGGCGCATCGCCGAGAGCGAGCGGCCCCGGGCATTGTCGTCTCCGTCGACGTCGGCCGTGGTGATCGTCAGCTTGCCGCGGCGGCGCTCCTCATCCGTCTTCGGACGGGTGGTGACCGGCTTTGCGGGTTCCGGGCGAATGACGCGGCCACGGGCCGGACCGCCGCGTGCAGCACCGCGATCATCGTCGTCGCCGTCGTCGCGACGGCCGCGGACACCAGCCGGTGCCGTAGCGCCGGGCGCCGGGCGGGCGGCAGCCGGTGCTCCGGCGCCATCGGGCCGGCGCGCAGCCGGCGCCGGCGATGCCGGCCTGGGAGCGTTCGGACGGGCTTCGGCGACGGCAGGAGCCTGTGCAGCGGCTGCCGGTTCGGCGGCAGCGGACGCCTCTGCCTGGCGGACAGCCTCTTCGGCTGCCCGGCGGGCGGCCTCTTCGGCTTCGGCTGCCTTGCGGATCACCTCTTCGGCGGCACGGCGCTTTTCTTCCTCGGCACGGCGGATCGCATCCTGGGCGTCACGCGCCTGGGATTCGGCCAGCGCACGGCGGCGCGCATCCATCTCTTCCGGCGACAGATGGTTCAGAACCACCGGGCGCGGACGATCGTTCGGACGCGACGGCTGATAGGACTGCTGCGGACGCTGGTTGGTCTGGTTACTGCCCGGCTGATGAATCCTCGGCGCCGGCGTCGACTGCTGCGGACGCGCCTGAGCAGGTGCCGGCGCTGGTTCGGCTGCGCGAACCGGGGCTGCGGGGGCAGCGGGCGTGATCGGCTTTTCGTCTTCCGGGCGCATCGGGCGCCGCTTGCGGGTCTCGACCACGACCGCTTTGGTGCGACCCCGACCCATATCCTGGCGAACGGTGCCCTGGCTCATCCCCGATGGTTTCAGGGTAAGCGTCTTCTTGCCCGTTACGCTGATTGTCTTGTCGTCGTTACTATCGGTCATTCGTTCCCGTTCCTTCGGACAGGGAGCGATGACTAGATCAGACCCTGTCGTTCAAATACTGTCGATCAATGAGAATGAGACCGGCCGATGCCGGTGACCGCCTCATTGTTTTTGCCGGCCAGCGCCGCCCGCTGCCCGGGACTGACCGCCAATACGGTACTGTTCGAGCATCTTTGCGCGCTTCACTACACCCTCACCCGCCTGCCCTGCAAGCACTGCGGCATGGATAAAAGCATTCTGGCCCATCAGGCCCTCCATTTCGCTCTCCGAGAAGAAACGGTAGGAAGGTATCTCCTCCTCGGTCTCCATTCCGAGGTGCCAGGCCTTGCGGGCCTGGTCGATTTTTCGCACTCCGTCATCCGCTGCGTCAGTCGCGTGGAACACCGCAAGGGCTGCTCCACTTCTGACCGCGGCATCCACTTTCGAGGCGCCGCTGACGAACTGGCCGGCTTTGCGCGCCATGTTCATCATCTGCATTAATTGCGCCGCCAGCAGCCGGTCGACGCTCGCGCCGAGATCGTCCGCGGCCTTCGCATCGCTCTTCAATGCGCGGGCGAATAGTTTTTTCGCCACCGCCTTGTCGACCAGCGACCGGTCGGCTTTCACCCAGCAGCCGCGTCCCGGAAGCTCGCGCTTCAGGTCGGCGACAACGGTTCCATCGGGAGCCGCTACGAAGCGGATCAGCTCTTCCGGCGATCCGCTTTCGCGCGTCACGATGCACATGCGTCCGTTCACGTCATACCCTGCAAGATCGTCGTCCTCAGGAAGAGCGTTCGGCTCATGCGCGGTCATCATGCTTCCTGTTCGGCTTCGGTGACCTCTTCTTCGGTCGCGTTCGCCAGGTCCTCTTCGGTAATCCAGCCGGCCGCTAGACGCGCTTGCACGATCATCTGCTCGGCTTCGACACGCGAGACGTCGAACTTCGAGAACAGGCCTTCGAACTTCTTCGTTTCGCCGTTCTTGCGTTCCGTCCAGCCGACGAGGTCATCGGCAGCGCAGCCGGCGAAGTCCTCGATCGTCTTGATGCCGTCCTCGCCGAGCGCCACCATCATCTGGGCAGTCATGCCGTCGATCTGGCGCAACTCGTCCTGAACGCCGAGCGCCTTGCGCTTCTCGTCCATCTCGGCTTCGAGACGCTCGAGGAATTCGCGGGCGCGCTGCTGGATTTCCTGCGCCGTCTCTTCGTCGAAACCGTCAATCGAGGAGATTTCGTCGAGATCGACATAGGCAAGTTCCTCGACGGCGGCAAAGCCTTCAGATGCCAGAACCTGGCCGACCATTTCGTCGACATCGAGCGAATCCATGAACAGGTTGGTGCGCTCGTTGAATTCCTTCTGACGGCGTTCCGATTCCTCGGCCTCCGTCATGATGTCGATATCCCAGCCGGTCAGCTGCGAGGCGAGGCGGACGTTCTGGCCGCGGCGGCCGATTGCAAGCGACAGCTGCTCGTCGGGAACAACGACTTCGATGCGCTCAGCGTCCTCGTCGAGAACGACCTTGGCGACTTCCGCCGGCTGCAGGGCGTTGACCACGAAGGTCGCC is part of the Rhizobium bangladeshense genome and encodes:
- the rpsO gene encoding 30S ribosomal protein S15 encodes the protein MSITAERKAALIKEYATAEGDTGSPEVQVAILTERINNLTEHFKDHKKDNHSRRGLLTMVSSRRSLLDYLKKKDEGRYSKLINSLGIRR
- a CDS encoding alpha/beta fold hydrolase; this encodes MRRITGILTFFSLFLILAGAQAAERWAELPAFPSMPAPKISGMADVNDIKMYYAEYGEGDPILFIHGGLGNADVWGRQVAEFARDHLVIVADSRGHGRSTRSQQPFGYDLMTSDYAALLDYLKIDKVTLVGWSDGGIIGIDMAMKHPEKLTRVIAQAANVTTDGVKDDVMNNKTFNEYINVAGEQYRKLSPTPNEYDAFVAQISRMWETQPNWTAADLGKITVPVTLAIGDHDEAVKLDHTEMMAKEIPGAKLVILKDASHFAMLQDPGGYDAMIRDAMAGR
- the truB gene encoding tRNA pseudouridine(55) synthase TruB, with amino-acid sequence MSKPRKPKGRPISGWLILDKPVDFGSTEAVSKIKWLYKAQKAGHAGTLDPLASGMLPIALGDATKTVPYVMDGRKIYEFTVSWGEERATDDLEGEVTQSSDKRPSEQHIRDILPKYIGTISQVPPQFSAIKIAGERAYDLARDGEAVEIPSREVEIFRLTLLACPDANTAHFEVECGKGTYVRALARDFGRELGCYGHISGLRRTFVAPFAEDAMVPLADLVALEAIEDMDERLAALDALLIDTCEALSALPHLVINDDQAHRLKMGNPILVRGRDAPIAESEAYATARGKLIAIGEIGQGEFRPKRVFA
- the rbfA gene encoding 30S ribosome-binding factor RbfA codes for the protein MTRPTSSAPSQRMLRVGEQVRAAITQVLQRGEVRDDIIEATVISISEVRMSPDLKIATAYVTPLGVSDHSIVIEALNRHAKFIRGRLGPQLRQMKYMPEVRFRDDTSFDNYKKIDELLRSPEVSRDLDGDNDEQ
- the infB gene encoding translation initiation factor IF-2, coding for MTDSNDDKTISVTGKKTLTLKPSGMSQGTVRQDMGRGRTKAVVVETRKRRPMRPEDEKPITPAAPAAPVRAAEPAPAPAQARPQQSTPAPRIHQPGSNQTNQRPQQSYQPSRPNDRPRPVVLNHLSPEEMDARRRALAESQARDAQDAIRRAEEEKRRAAEEVIRKAAEAEEAARRAAEEAVRQAEASAAAEPAAAAQAPAVAEARPNAPRPASPAPAARRPDGAGAPAAARPAPGATAPAGVRGRRDDGDDDDRGAARGGPARGRVIRPEPAKPVTTRPKTDEERRRGKLTITTADVDGDDNARGRSLSAMRRRQEKFRRSQMQETREKISREVVLPETITIQELSQRMSERAVDVIKFLMKEGQMMKPGDVIDADLAELIAGEFGHTVKRVSESDVELGIFDIADVEGDRVSRPPVVTIMGHVDHGKTSLLDAIRHANVVAGEAGGITQHIGAYQVEQNGQKITFIDTPGHAAFTAMRARGAQATDIAILVVAADDSVMPQTIESINHAKAAGVPIIVAINKIDKHEADPQKVRNQLLQHEVFVESMGGETLDVEVSAKTGKNLDKLLEAVLLQAEILDLKANPNRTAEGTVIEAQLDRGRGSVATVLVQNGTLKPGQIIVAGDVWGRVRALVNDKGDHMKEAPPAMPVEVLGLSGTPQAGDKFAVVESESRAREISEYRQRLARDKAAARQSGQRGSLEQMMTQMQSTGIKEFPLVIKGDVQGSIEAIAGALEKLGTDEVRARIVHSGAGGITESDISLAEASNAAIIGFNVRANAQARQFAERQGIEIRYYNIIYDLVDDVKAAMSGLLSPERRETFIGNAEILEVFNITKVGKVAGCRVVEGKVERGAGVRLIRDDVVVHEGKLKTLKRFKDEVSEVPMGQECGMAFENYEDMRVGDVIECFRVEHITRTL
- a CDS encoding RNA-binding protein, with translation MMTAHEPNALPEDDDLAGYDVNGRMCIVTRESGSPEELIRFVAAPDGTVVADLKRELPGRGCWVKADRSLVDKAVAKKLFARALKSDAKAADDLGASVDRLLAAQLMQMMNMARKAGQFVSGASKVDAAVRSGAALAVFHATDAADDGVRKIDQARKAWHLGMETEEEIPSYRFFSESEMEGLMGQNAFIHAAVLAGQAGEGVVKRAKMLEQYRIGGQSRAAGGAGRQKQ